ATAGTTTTCTTAATATTCAATGGTGAAATACTTAGTGAGAAAACTCAATTAATCAATAGAAATATTTGACATCTTAAACATATATTATGACATTTGATATATTTGGTGACTGTTTTTTTCCATAGCTCATATTAAACTACACTATAggattagaatttaaaatattttagattagTAATTTAAAGAACATTTAGGCTGttgatttcattttaatattgataaagcATCTTATACTATCATAAAAGCAACAAATGGAACAATTtggtttttaaatttgtttaagTGGTTTATTATcgattattattatcatataaaatagaataaaaaatgtgatcttgattataatattatgctaaaaaatatctttaagtATTGTGATGGTAAGTGTGAGTTTTGTTTATCAGTTAATTTCTAAAGTTTCATGAATGCatagattatattttctttatttttttcttgtaataGTTCTAATGTGTGTattactctttctttttctcttcagTCTTACTAGAATTATAATGTTAGTCTAAAtgatatgaaaatatttttaattttgggcaagatatatacacatatatatcTTAGAGTAAAAATGCAACcaacaaaaaattatatgattctGCATCATTGTGTTTACATTGATAATTAGCTTATTGTAAATTCACTAATGATTGAATGTCATAATATACCTTACTATTGAACAACCTTTAGAGATTattaattgtaatattaataagatttttgaacttaatttttgagaacttataaaaattatttaagtgAGTATTAGATGGTTGCAGTGATAGAGTGAGCAACCTTAGAATTAAGACAATAAACACTAAGCAATTCAAATGAAAACATCACTCAatggaagaaaatataattttagtctTGCAATTTTAAATAACTGTACGCTTTATTAGAAGCATTAAAatgtgataaaaaaatatacttttctATTAGTATTCTAGTCATATTTGACTGTCAAACttattgttaattaaatattgacgatcactttattaaaaatattgctACAAGAGTATATGTAGTGCGAATTTCTAAAGatattataaatgaaaattatataaaaaatagaaggatAATTCCAAAATATCAAtgttatagttttttttaaaattttttttttggtcttacaaaataaaaaatattatttattttaattttaaatatcattaaatttaaaaattagggCAGTCTCGCCCATATGATGGGGGCACATctagtttaaaattaaagctatggaattataacttttttaaaaaaataaattcatcactctttaattatttatttcatattttccATAACATATACTAGAATAAGTATATGTCTCAATTTATGAGAATTAAGAATTGTAATCTAATTTAGTTGTTATTTTAAGTGctgattaaatttaaatttaaccaagtctttaaataatataaaaacataagttgataaaaacataaagataaaagtttaatttttttaattaatatttttatttagtttctcCAAGaattaaaccaaaagactAGCCGTTCTAATTTAGTTTTGATATAATGTTTCTTAAGGTTCCGGACCGGTTCATAAACCATTGATCAAGAGTTGATTCCAAATTTAACGGATCCGATTAATATCTTGATTTGCCATTGAAACTGGCTCTTTGATCATGTCTATCTAGCAGTATTATCAGTAAATCTAACCAAGctcaaactaaaataaaatagaaataaaaaagaagtacGTTTCATTATTACCAGTGCGGAAAACGCAGCGTTTTAATAAGTCATTAAATTCCTACTACTACATAAATCGAATACGCTTTATACAGCCAAATCTTTCAGCTTGCTTCAGACATCAGTAATCGACGAACATGGAGGAAGAGGAGCATGAGGTGTACGGTGGAGAGATTCCTGACATGGAAGGCGATATTGATCCTCACAACGTCGACATGGATATGTCCGCCGCTGATGACGACGCCGTTAAGGTCCATggttatttctttctttcggTTTCAGTTCTCCATAGACAGACAAAAGAACCCTAATTTAAGAATTGAAATCTGGCAGGAGCTGGATGAGatgaagaaaagattaaaGGAGATGGAAGAGGAAGCGGCTGCTCTCCGCGAGATGCAAGCTAAGGTTGAGAAGGAAATGGGCGCTGTTcaaggttttcttttctttttattattatatttaatgctGTATCTCTTAATTTCTGGAAAGTTAAATAATGTGTCTTTTGATTGTTGGTGATTAAGTAAGAAAGTGATGAATGTGTAATGTTGGCTTTAGGTTGAGATTATTCTTGgttaaattaaagaattataaaGCTACATTTTTTGAACCACATTTGAGAATTGAGATGCTGTGACAGATGATACCTCAacaattttacttatttaccaTGTATATAggattctctctttttttatggGGTTGAATTATGAGTTGCAAATAATAGAAAAGTGGACAATGCAGTTCATAGGTTTTGATCATAGATGCGTTTCTTTTACCCTTTGACTTAAGGGGTTTGGAAAGTTTGACCAAACATCAGTTTGATGGATTTGGAAGCTCAGGGTAGTCGttaattttttgttcttctattttttccaATAACTAAATTGTTAAATGTGCTTGAACATTGAGAAAgattattctttctttttcttttttctggttCTTGATGGCCAAAtaccttttctctttcctatCTCATGTTCTGCAATGTTCTGATGTTCTTTTTCGTATTAAATTTTTGGCATGCATTTGTTATCAGAAGTTgtgattttcttataaaaatccTACCTCTTCTCTGTGATGTAGTCAAATTCTTTGACCATTAAAAGGATTTTAACCAACTTGGTGTTTGCAAATCTGCCGTCATGGCTACTTTGGTATATAATAACTCTTTTCAACATGTTCTAGTTTCATGCCTCTAGATTCAATATctagttaaatttttattttaattttttcatgcAGACAATCAAAATATGGTTcttgtttaaattttctttttctattttcctcACTTTAGCTGCTATctcatttttttaactttttgcCTATTtggaattttaaaatcatatatttatgtGTGGTAATGTTGTACACAGATCCAGCTAGTGCAGCTGCTAACCAAGCCAATAAGGAGGAAACAGATTCTCGTTCTGTGTTCGTTGGCAATGTGAGAAATAAGAAAACCTTTCATCTttctcattatattttttttttcttcttccagTAAGCTggttttcatatatatatgtcatgCTCTTAgatttgctttttctttattttggattAATAAGACACATATACGGGTTAGGGACAGGACACACTCCTTCGCAAAACCATGACAATTTTGTAAAAGCATGCTAACCTATGTAATCTACACAAACACTTTCCACAATCGATGTGGGATTGGAAGGGCCAGCTCACTCTCCAGTTATTGTGAATGGGAGGCACCACATCTCATACTCTCATATATgtgctttttctttattaataacaTACACATATGGGTTAGAGATAAGGCATTGCTGACCTATATAATCCAAACATACACATTTTCAATAACCAATATGGGATCCTGAAGAACCTCCTTAGAGTTGCTTAAAATGGTGTAATTTGCTTTAGCCtcaacaaaaatttattttctctgtATTTTATTGTGACTTCATATAACTTTGTCTCCAATTAGTCATAGTGCATGAGTATTATAGATTTCCTTTTGAAATAAAGTGGTCTATCATGCATGTTATATGATGAATGACCGATTTCATGAATATACGACTATAGgtatttgatgatttgctATCcaccctttctttttcttcacgTATATTCTTAACTTTGTCCCATTATCTGTGAATTACAGTTCCACCATCCATCAGTTTACACATGACATAGTGTATATCTTTTGTAGATAGTATAGTGAGAAATCTCATGCATGTGGCAGCAAAGCATGAGTATTTCTTTTGTATAATATAATGGATCATGCCTGTGGCAGCAAAGCATCCAGGCTGTAAGATGCAATTTTTTTCCTGAAAGATAAATATGGGATACTCTAATATTGATGTTTGATTGACTATCATCCATTCTGAAAATTATTTCATAGGAGCATATATGTTGCTTTTCTATGTTCTAGTCAAATGTTGTGGCTGTAGGATTTAGAAAGCCATGGGAAAGGAAGGCACAGTGCAAAGATAGCTCATCTAAATGTGAACTACTTGAATGCTTTTTTGGGGTGATTGCATGAAACACTCCGGTAGATTGAGCTAATAAGTTTTGAAGATGAATTGAATAACCTTCTGTACAAGCAGCTCAAATGGCTCATTTGTTGAAGAACTGGCATATCTCATATCGTGTCTCTGCTTATATAACCAGTAGTGCAAGACATATTGAAACGAGAGGGTGCTATTATcactagttatttttaattcggACAGACAGACTAATATTGATCAAACTTAAGGTAATTTGGCCCTTTTGAAATACAGCTAAATATTAATGTCATTTTCAAGCCAAGGATATTTGTATCCATTAATGACCTCAAATTATCATTATGAGAGAAGATGTTGAAATGAAAATAGGAGGATAGTCGCTTCTTCAGGTGCCATATAAACTAGAGATTGcaagttcttttctttttttttttttttttttttgcatttgaaAAGTCTTGTGAATAATGTGAGAGGTGAGCAAATGGTCAGTTTGTTTCAAAGACGAACCAAACCAAAAGGCAAAATTCCTTAAAAATCTCAAACCTAACCAATGCTTAAGGAGAAACGAACCGAAGCGAACAATTGTTGGTTTGGTTTGGTtcatcaatttttcttttggaatattctttagattaatttatacttttttatatctttatatttatggtaaaaaaatttaaaattgtaaataaGAACTAATGAAacaaagtttaattttttactaaaatttaattaaataatataaaatatcattgaagttattaatttttttatatataaatattttagtaaaaaagtaaaaatttgcTCGTTTCGGTTAACCAAAATTTCTTTTGGGGAAAAACCGAGCTGGGCGAAGTTTTAttgatttctaaaaattagaaCCGAATCAGTTGGTTTGGTTCTGTTTTCTGTCTCAATTCAATTTTGGTCACCCTCAAATGTGATTGACAATGTAGCAAGTGTGCTCGTGTGTTTCTTTTGttgcaaaataaaatctaattgtTATTTGGTGGCTTTGACATATAACTGCTATAAGATATTAGCCTCCACCATGCTCTAAgccaacaaaaagaaaaagaaaaatacgaAAAACCTCCTAGTAGAAGCTGCTAGCTCCACCACTGGTAAAGTGGTAATCAATCCAGTGCAAGTTATATTGTACAGAACTTTGGTTTTGAGTTTCTGATTTTGTGTAGTTGTTTTATATAGTAGCTGcattaatttccttgcatttgcTGCTGATCCGGATTCTTATGTTTCAGAATCATGGTTTGACTTTATGTCCCCACTATATGATCGCAGGGTTCTCCTTATTCTTCAAGTTCTCTCTTTCTTAGCGCCGGAATACTTGTACTGTCTTTTGGGGGTGGGCATGTCTTGTGTTAACTAAGCTTGTATTCCAATATCGAAAAAATACTGCAtgttaatagaaaaagaaatgacaaCAAAGTAGTTGAAAGAAGATGAGatgaaaagaataatgaatgAAAAAGTACATGTGAAAGGgctggaaaaaaaaaagaacaaataacaaagagaaaaaggaaaagaaaacaaatggaaaagaaatggagaaTTGAACAAAGTAATTGGAAAAGTAAGATGAGATTAGAAATGAAGTTCAATATGAAATTGAGGGAAAGAAGCCAGCAAAAGGCTTAATGGAGGTGGCTGGAGTTGGTGGAAGTAGTATGTAAAATGATATGCTTCAACCTTTATTGCGACAATGGAAGTTGGCCCTTTTGAAGAGCAGAGGCAAACCAGGATATGCAATCTAAATTGTAGACTGCGGAGCCTCGTCATtgctggtggtggtggtggttgGTGCTTCCAGAATTTGTGGTCATTTTGCATGGTGAAGGGTGTAAGCTTCTTTGTTGTGTCATAATTTCTAGTCTGctagttatatttatataaagtgTCAGAAGtgttcaacaaaataatattttacatttacAAGTGAACTTACAACAAGTCATTTAAGCTAGTCTTCTCACTTTGACCGgttattttgttgttttcttcagACAGTTTTTGGGCTCAGTATGGCTCATTACTGAAGCCTTGCTCATCTTATTAGAGGTTGGCACATGCTATGTCTTGTTACTTAAACTCAAGAAAAGAagcataataaaaatttgtgaATAGTTCAAGCTTGGACGAAGTAAGATTCAATGTAGTAGTTCCTTGCAATTTACTTTGTCTGTCTTATTGAATATCTAGTACAAGATGTCATCTTCTCCATATCTCTTTGGTTCTAGGAAAGCATTTTCTATGTGTCAATAATTAGCTCTTACCATTACTAGCATTAAGCATTAAAACACAATATGCGCTTTCTGCAAAATTGATTGGGAACTCCTTCCATGATAGAGTCACTCTTTAAGTAATTTCTCGATATCCATTTATCAAGTAACTTGCTAGATGTCTAAGCTTTCATTGTTCTGCATTAGAAAAATCTTTCATAGAGAAGGCACTTCTAGTCCCATTTGATTTAGAGTTTCGAAAAACTTCCTGCATTATAAGTTCTCTGTTGTGTTGTATACTAATGTGTATTTTGTGTTTGCTAACATGAATATTACTTATATCATCACTAGTTGTTTGTTCTTGAATGGTATATGCTGTTAAGCTCCTGGGAACTTTCCAGTGCTTGAAGGGTTGAAATGGAAGATTTTTAAGGCTACTTGGTTTAAAAGAACTCAAACCAAGGGTCAAAATCATATACAAGGGCTGatcttgaattttttatatacaagGGCTGatcttgaattttttatatacaagGGCTGatcttgaatttttttaggattaagGATTTATTTGAGAGGAGTTGAGAATATAAAAATCCTCAAGAGTGTAGGATTGCTTTTCAGTGgaataaagaaaagcaaaaatacAGATGAACTTCTGGAAAAATATGGTGCCAAAATCTATGTTCATACATGGTGTGGATGTGGGATGATTTGTGGATATAGTAAGATTGGTTTTTGGCTATTTATAGAAAACGTCAGTTTGAATTTATAGATGTAATGAGAAGGGaagagatattttaattatgaaattcttCTTGATGTTTAGATAGATGAGCTCGGTAAGCAGATCTGGGTTGCTATTCTAACATGTgacatgaaatttaaaatgaagCTAATGTTTTAATTCAAGATTTTGATGCCAGAAAGATAAAACATGCTGGATTGATGGCACTGGAATGTCTGGcatatttgataaattgaTAGAGTGATGAAATTGCAGAATAATGTTGCTTGTGTACAAAAGTGATAATTAACCAaattctcctttctttttaatgttcTAATTTTTTGATCTCTGCTAAATCATGTTCCTATATTAGCACAAGCATATGTCATTTTTCTCATACGGCGATGGATAATGCATCTAGTacgcacacacacacacacacacacacatatatataagcGCTTTctgaaaaattatgaaatgaaGGATATAGGAATAATATGACTCGGTGGATCATTTGTTACCACAAACGTGTCTTTGTAATTAGGATGTTCTCTTGCAGCAATCTTTTGTAGATATGTGTGTTCCTGATTTGAATTTGGTTGTGCAAACCATGTGATTACTTTTATAATGCAGGTTGATTATGCATGCACACCAGAAGAAGTCCAGCAGCACTTTCAGTCCTGCGGTACAGTTAATAGGGTTACTATTCTGACAGACAAGTTTGGCCAGCCAAAAGGTTTTGCTTATGTGGAATTCCTTGAAGTAGAAGCTATACAGGAGGCGTTGCTTCTGAATGAATCTGAGCTACATGGACGGCAATTAAAGGTGAGTCTTTATTGTCTTATTGAAGGAAAAGCTGGCGCGAAATTTGTTTGAGatcattatacatatatattgatattaatgTTTGTGTCACTCCTGATATGCATTTCAGGTTTTGCCCAAAAGGACCAATGTTCCTGGAATGAAGCAGTATCGGCCTAGGCGATTCAATCCATACATGGGTTACCGGTTTAGGAGGCCATATGTACCTCCTTATTTCTACTCCCCTTATGGTTATGGGTATGTTTTCTACACACTTTTACATTTGCAGCGACTGTTTATTATACATTTTGTCATTCCTTGTCTTGCCTCCTTAATGGCTGCAGGAAGGCTCCTAGGTTCAGAAGGCCAATGCGATACATGCCCTATTACTAGATGACTGAAGATGGTGGAAACTTTCAGGTGCATGGTCACATGATATTATATTCCTGATATCTATGATTAAAACAGTTTGGTTTATCTGCCTGATGGTCTTTAGTTTATAATTATCTGTTGAGAGGGTAAACAGATGCTTTTATTGGCACAATAATCATGTTGCTCTGGTTCGTAATTGTATGTTATATGAAGAGGAAGTCTATATATTCATAGGTTCAGCCTGCTGGCAAGTTTCTCTTTGTAAATGAGATTGCTTGCGTTAGGCAAGGGAGGATTTTAAATGAAGAGATTCAGATTTTCCTATTTCAGATTTTAGTTTGcgtatctttctttcttggtGTTGATTTACAAAAAGAACCTCCTTGttatttgctaatatttacATTCCTCCTAATGTAGTCGTTGACCTTTAGAATGATCCCTACAGCATCATGCCAACTTAACATAGTTAAACTTTCAGAAGTTGCCCCTGAAAATTAACGAAATTAGGAGCTTTCATTACAGATAATATAAAGGCATTAGTGTTTGTGTGGTTGTGCTTTTGGAGGCGCTTGGTTCAATAAtgcatctttttattttgttgggTACAGCCTGAATTAATCAAGGATAACTAGAATGTCCACTGCGTGACGACTATTAGAGATGACAATTCATAGGAAACTGAACACTAAAGCATTAAGGATAATATATCCATATTCAACCCTGaaactccttttcttttggaaCTTACAAGAATCATGGTTGTACTGGTTAACTGGGCTAATGTTATGCGCCTAGGCGGTCATATTCAACCATTCGTGTGTTGTTGCAACTAGGAGTGAGGACCGTTTGGAAGAATTCAGAATTTGGAAAATTTTCTAAACCGTATTAAATTCttggaattttaaaattggatCCTCAGAATTATAccctaatataaaatttattgtctaaacagttttaattttttgaaatagtTTGGTTTAAAGATTCATATCTGACAGAATGGttcaattgaaaaaaatttatttgatagaagattttattttttcaacttAGTTGATATTAAAAGTTTCAAGTAAGAATTGAGAAATAGACGTCAATAAAGAATTGGTCAAATCACTctaaatttttgtatttaattctCTCTTTTCCAGCCCTTATATAGTTAGTTACTTGCAGTCATGTTATTGTttgtattttcatattaaattgtttaaaTTACTTTGATTAATTGGTTTAGCAATGTTGATTTCAGTATgcaaatttttcaaattaaaactGTTTAAGTTGAGactgataattaaaaaataactaattcaCCTCTCTTTTAGTTGCTAATTTAgcctataaaaataaaataagttaatttatacatattgTCATTTCTTTACGTATAGGAaatctgtttctttttcttttttatagcGTTTGTTGGCATCCACTCCAGGAAATATAACACTTTCATTTTACTTCTAGCCAGTGCGAATAATTgcataaagtaattaaaatccGACGTAACATGATATGtgtaaatatgaaattaaggaaaattaatgattaattgCTAAGactttaaaagttttaatgcCATGAGttttcaattataatataacATTGTAGATGCAGAAATATtgaatattatgaaaaaaaaaaaaaaaagaactgcAAAGACATATCTAACATGACAGTAAATACATTGGTTTGtcacaaaaataaatggaaaaaCAACATAATTGAAGGTAAACtataatataactaaaaataaattaaaaatgaataatttgaaataaaaatgttgatttgttgtaaaaatgaataaaaaaaaataaaaaataacatattagaAAGTAAACTATAGCatgacataaaataaattaaaactactAATTTAttgtgaaaataaataaaaagtattaaattattgcaaaagtaaaccaaaaaataacatatttaaagttaaattatagcataacaaaaaataaactaaaatctgtatattttaaaataaaaaatattgatttgtagcaaaagataaattaaacataaacacaaaaaatagaagaataataaaaaccaAACATACAATACATATGGCATGCAATATGACATGGcatttgataatatattattccATCATCTAATGCAAATGACATAATAAAAGGATACATGACATGCGTGCAAATGTCACACTTAAAGAAATGTAACACATGATATGCACGTAAAAGTAGagattttttctctttttcttttgtcttctaccattttccattttctattttttattttcctatttattttttaagaaatttcttctgttttttttcttcaattatatctctattatatttttaaaagaaaaataaagattcgTTCTCCTTTTTAGCTTGAAATATGACTCATTCTACAATTTCTTTCACTTATAGAAATGTCACATATAGTATGTATgcagagaaaaatattttttctcatttttttgtttaccaCACATTACCAATCactaacaatttaattaatttttctctatTCTTCAATACATTTTAAGGTTATTCAATTCTTTGTTCTACTTTTCTTCAATTGATGTTTGATTTCTATCGAATATTTTTTTCTAGCtactaattataaaactattaaatgtttattaatttatgctttttaaatttgtaacgAATGTCATTGTTTAAATGTTCAATATTgattgtttattaattttattttgctaaACAAGTATTtgtactaaaatataaatatttgtagtataattttagcttgatattctttttattatttgtaataacgatttatattatatatatgttatatatgTCTGTTTAAATCAACTAATGAATATGGtgttcattaataataatattcattaataaactaattaatattatgtttataaataatgaatgtttatgtcaatcataaaaatatttcaatatccatcataagaatattaaatttaacttttctaaagaattaatatcatttttatctgaaaataatttcatagtGATATGAGGAATAGATATAAAGTTATAACTACTAAATTAACAAGAATACATTAATGAACATGCATAtcataaatgatgaatatgattcactaaaataataaacatctAAATATTGACAGAATAAATAATGACTAGTGTTacaataaacaataaatattatccctataaataatgaataccGGTGTCTAACACTTTTAGTTATGAAATTATCAATTACATATAgttaaaattcttatttttcaaatgTATTCActtatattgaaattttttaatacatgaagaatttctaaatttttttattatattagttttaataaataa
The sequence above is drawn from the Ricinus communis isolate WT05 ecotype wild-type chromosome 7, ASM1957865v1, whole genome shotgun sequence genome and encodes:
- the LOC8273530 gene encoding polyadenylate-binding protein 2 isoform X1, with translation MEEEEHEVYGGEIPDMEGDIDPHNVDMDMSAADDDAVKELDEMKKRLKEMEEEAAALREMQAKVEKEMGAVQDPASAAANQANKEETDSRSVFVGNVDYACTPEEVQQHFQSCGTVNRVTILTDKFGQPKGFAYVEFLEVEAIQEALLLNESELHGRQLKVLPKRTNVPGMKQYRPRRFNPYMGYRFRRPYVPPYFYSPYGYGKAPRFRRPMRYMPYY
- the LOC8273530 gene encoding polyadenylate-binding protein 3 isoform X2; this translates as MEVGPFEEQRQTRICNLNCRLRSLVIAGGGGGWCFQNLWSFCMVKGVDYACTPEEVQQHFQSCGTVNRVTILTDKFGQPKGFAYVEFLEVEAIQEALLLNESELHGRQLKVLPKRTNVPGMKQYRPRRFNPYMGYRFRRPYVPPYFYSPYGYGKAPRFRRPMRYMPYY